The genomic DNA TCGTGCAGCGCGTCACGGGCGAGCAGCTCGGCGACTGGTTCGACCGCAATCCTCAGCAGGCGCGCGAGATCATCCGCAAGGCCATCCAGGCGGCGACCGCCCGCATCGCCGCTCGCAAGGCGCGCGAGGCGACCCGCCGCAAGGGGTTCCTCGAGTCGAGCGGCATGCCGGGCAAGCTGAGCGACTGCACGTCGAAAGACCCGACGATCTCCGAGATCTTCCTCGTCGAGGGCGATTCGGCCGGCGGCTCCGCCAAGACGGGCCGCAACCCCGAGACGCAGGCCATCCTCCCGCTGCGCGGGAAGATCCTGAACGTCGAGAAGGCACGTCTCGACCGGGCGCTCGGCAACGCCGAGATCCAGGCCATGATCACCGCGTTCGGCACCGGAATCGGCGAGGACTTCAACGCCGAGAAGGCCAGGTACCACAAGATCGTGCTGATGGCCGATGCCGACGTCGACGGCCAGCACATCACGACGCTGCTGCTGACGCTGCTGTTCCGGTACATGCGCCCGCTCATCGAAATGGGGTACGTGTACCTCGCGCAGCCGCCGCTGTACCGCCTGAAGTGGACGAACGCCGAGCACGAGTACGTCTACTCCGACCGCGAGCGCGACGCACTGCTGGCGGAGGGCCTGGCCAACGGCAAGCGCCTCCAGAAGGAGAACGGCGTCCAGCGCTACAAGGGTCTCGGCGAGATGAACCATCAGGAGCTCTGGGACACCACGATGAACCCCGAGTCCCGCACGCTGCTGCAGGTCACGGTCGACGACGCGGCCGCGGCCGACGAGATCTTCTCGACCCTCATGGGCGACGACGTCGAGAGCCGTCGTTCGTTCATCCAGAAGAACGCGAAGGACGTGCGCTTCCTGGACATTTGACCGATGCGCGCCGCTCGCTGAGCTTGTCGAAGCGGCGCCGGCACGACGGTGAGCCCCCTTCGACAGGCTCAGGGGGCGGACAGAGCGAAGAAGAGAACGAATGGCAGACGAGACCGAACTGAACGACGAGGGCCCCGGCATCCACGGGCGAATCGACCAGGTCGACCTGAACCTGGAGATGCAGCGCTCGTATCTCGACTACGCGATGAGCGTGATCATCGGGCGTGCGCTGCCCGACGTGCGCGACGGCCTGAAGCCCGTGCACCGTCGCGTGATCTACACGATGTACGACGGCGGGTACCGCCCCGACCGCGCGTTCTCGAAGTGCACGCGCGTCATCGGCGATGTCATGGGTCAGTTCCACCCGCACGGCGACTCGTCGGTGTACGACGCGCTCGTCCGGCTCGTGCAGCCGTGGTCGCTGCGCTACCCGCTGGCGCTCGGTCAGGGCAACTTCGGCTCGCCCGGCAACGACGGCGCCGCGGCCCACCGGTACACCGAGACCAAGATGTCGCCGCTCGCCATCGAGATGGTGCGCGACATCGAGGAAGAGACCGTCGACTTCCAGGACAACTACGACGGTCGCACCCAGGAGCCGACGGTGCTGCCGTCGCGGTTCCCGAACCTGCTGGTCAACGGGTCGGTCGGCATCGCGGTCGGTATGGCCACGAACATCCCTCCGCACAATCTGCGCGAGGTCGCGGATGGTGCACTGTGGGCTCTGGAGCATCCGGATGCTTCGCACGAAGAGCTGCAGGAAGCCCTGATCCACCGGATCAAGGGGCCCGACTTCCCGACCGGGGCGCAGATCCTCGGGCAGAAGGGCATCATCGACGCGTACCGCACCGGGCGCGGCTCGATCACGATGCGCGCCGTCGTCAGCGTGGAGGAGATCCAGGGCCGCACCTCGCTCGTCGTCACCGAGCTGCCGTACCAGGTCAACCCCGACAACCTAGCGATCAAGATCGCCGATCTGGTCAAGGACGGCAAGGTCTCGGGCATCGCCGACATCCGCGACGAGTCCTCGGGCCGCACCGGTCAGCGCCTGGTGATCGTGCTGAAGCGCGACGCCGTGGCGAAGGTCGTGCTGAACAACCTCTACAAGCACACCCAGCTGCAGGAGAACTTCGGCGCGAACATGCTCGCGATCGTCGACGGCGTGCCGCGCACGCTCTCGATCGACGGGTTCATCACGCACTGGATCGACCACCAGGTCGAGGTCATCGTGCGGCGCACCGAGTTCCGCCTGCGCAAGGCCGAAGAGCGCATGCACATCCTGCGCGGGTACCTGAAGGCGCTCGACGCGCTCGACGAGGTCATCGCGCTGATCCGCCGCTCGGCGACCGTCGAGGACGCCCGCGAGGGGCTGAAGCAGCTCCTCGACATCGACGACCTGCAGGCCGACGCGATCCTCGCGATGCAGTTGCGCCGGCTCGCCGCGCTCGAGCGCCAGAAGATCCACGAAGAGGCCGACAAGCTCGAACTGGAGATCGCCGACTACCGCGACATCCTCGCGACGCCCCTGCGCCAGCGCACGATCATCGCCGACGAGCTGCGCGAGATCGTCGACAAGTTCGGCGACGAGCGTCGTACGCACATCATTCCGGGCTTCGACGGCGACATGAGCGTGGAAGACCTCATCCCCGAAGAGGAGATGGTGGTCACCGTCACGCACGGCGGGTACGTGAAGCGCACGCGCAGCGACAACTACCGGTCGCAGCACCGCGGCGGCAAGGGCGTGAAGGGTGCGCAGCTGCGCGCCGACGACGTGGTCGAGCACTTCTTCGTCACGACGACGCACCACTGGCTGCTGTTCTTCACCGACAAGGGCCGTGTCTACCGGGCGAAGACGTACGAGCTGCAAGAGGGCGGTCGCGACGCGAAGGGCCAGCACCTGGCCAACCTCCTCGAACTCCAGCCCGACGAGCAGATCGCCGAGATCCTCGACATCCGCGACTACGGGGTGGCCGAATACCTCGTACTCGCGACGCGTGCCGGCCTCGTGAAGAAGACGGCGCTGAAGGCGTACGACACCAACCGTTCCCGCGGGGTCATCGCGATCAACCTGAACGAGGGCGACGAGCTCGTCTCGGCGATGCTCGTGAGCGAGCGCGACGAGATCCTGCTCGTCTCGCGGAAGGGCATGTCGCTCCGATTCGAGGCGACCGACGAGGCGCTGCGCCCGATGGGGCGTGCGACCGCCGGCGTGAAGGGCATGTCGTTCCGTCCGGGCGACGCGCTGCTCGAGGCATCCGTCGTGTCCTCGTCGGAGGCCACCGGAGCCGACGCGTACCGCGATGACGCGACCGGCGAACTGGTCAGCCCCACCGACGCGTACACGTTCGTGGTGACCGAGGGCGGCTACGCCAAGCGCACCGCGATCGAGGAGTACCGCAAGCAGCAGCGCGGCGGCCTCGGCATCAAGGTCGCCAAGCTGAGCGACGAACGAGGAGACCTCGCGGGCTCCCTGATCGTCTCCCGAGACGACGAGGTTCTCGTGGTTCTTGCCAGCGGCAAGGTGGTACGCTCTGACGTCGCCGAGGTGCCCGCCAAGGGTCGCGACACGATGGGCGTCGTCTTCGCGAAGTTCGCGGCCGACGATCGGATCATCGCCGTCGCGAAGAACTCCGAGCGTAACCTCGATGCAGAACCGGCCGACCCCGAACCGACCGACGCTGAGGCGGCAGAGCCCGAAGCGGCCCGACCCGCAGAAGAGGAGTAACCCCCGATGAGTAGCGTCGCCGACAAGCTCGCGCGCAAGTCGACCCGCAAGCCTCCGGCCAAGCAGGTTCGCCTGCGCCTCGTGTACATCGACTTCTGGTCGGCGGTGAAGCTGTCGTTCCTGGTGGCGGTGTGTCTCGCGGTCATCAACATCGTCGCGACCTTCCTGGTCTACACGGTGCTGAACTCGACCGAGATCTTCGACCAGGTGAACTCGATCGTGAAGGACGTCGCGGGTTCGGGCACCGATCTCACCGCGATCTTCTCGATGGGCAACGTGATGGGCTTCGCCATCGTCACCTCGTTGATCAACCTGGTCGTCACGACCGCGATCGGCGCCATCATCGCGGTGCTGTACAACCTCAGCGTGAAGATCACCGGC from Agromyces larvae includes the following:
- the gyrA gene encoding DNA gyrase subunit A, whose product is MADETELNDEGPGIHGRIDQVDLNLEMQRSYLDYAMSVIIGRALPDVRDGLKPVHRRVIYTMYDGGYRPDRAFSKCTRVIGDVMGQFHPHGDSSVYDALVRLVQPWSLRYPLALGQGNFGSPGNDGAAAHRYTETKMSPLAIEMVRDIEEETVDFQDNYDGRTQEPTVLPSRFPNLLVNGSVGIAVGMATNIPPHNLREVADGALWALEHPDASHEELQEALIHRIKGPDFPTGAQILGQKGIIDAYRTGRGSITMRAVVSVEEIQGRTSLVVTELPYQVNPDNLAIKIADLVKDGKVSGIADIRDESSGRTGQRLVIVLKRDAVAKVVLNNLYKHTQLQENFGANMLAIVDGVPRTLSIDGFITHWIDHQVEVIVRRTEFRLRKAEERMHILRGYLKALDALDEVIALIRRSATVEDAREGLKQLLDIDDLQADAILAMQLRRLAALERQKIHEEADKLELEIADYRDILATPLRQRTIIADELREIVDKFGDERRTHIIPGFDGDMSVEDLIPEEEMVVTVTHGGYVKRTRSDNYRSQHRGGKGVKGAQLRADDVVEHFFVTTTHHWLLFFTDKGRVYRAKTYELQEGGRDAKGQHLANLLELQPDEQIAEILDIRDYGVAEYLVLATRAGLVKKTALKAYDTNRSRGVIAINLNEGDELVSAMLVSERDEILLVSRKGMSLRFEATDEALRPMGRATAGVKGMSFRPGDALLEASVVSSSEATGADAYRDDATGELVSPTDAYTFVVTEGGYAKRTAIEEYRKQQRGGLGIKVAKLSDERGDLAGSLIVSRDDEVLVVLASGKVVRSDVAEVPAKGRDTMGVVFAKFAADDRIIAVAKNSERNLDAEPADPEPTDAEAAEPEAARPAEEE
- a CDS encoding DUF3566 domain-containing protein, translated to MSSVADKLARKSTRKPPAKQVRLRLVYIDFWSAVKLSFLVAVCLAVINIVATFLVYTVLNSTEIFDQVNSIVKDVAGSGTDLTAIFSMGNVMGFAIVTSLINLVVTTAIGAIIAVLYNLSVKITGGLLVGFTNN